The following are from one region of the Rhodopirellula sp. P2 genome:
- a CDS encoding protein kinase domain-containing protein yields MPTLDGTVRLNPHVMKRLLLGRGWTLRDYCKHTETQMRTAKKVFRNESVQISTARFVADVFDVAMLDIVDVDEYTPKAIASGSKAELGTGEWIVGKALSPVVTIANGLQYRVFAMNHAFEPNRRGRGKRYEFHERSDEDKERTRHAMSRHLSVCERLAPNSHFPTCYSTFPDQDRDTWWVIDQWINGLDLDDRLGHGPLDSANLNDIGKQLAEAIVAAHKADVILRELSPNSIVLKDDANDLVLTDFELAKLTEDYPTVSADEWPESAYRAPEVGAGEIDGTVDVYSWGRIMTQSTLGSLPERGAELSKLKFWTGSKDWVELLASCTQLQRTKRPQQMTAILETVVSLREAMDS; encoded by the coding sequence ATGCCGACACTCGACGGCACTGTGCGACTCAACCCGCACGTCATGAAACGGCTATTGCTCGGTCGCGGATGGACCCTTCGCGACTACTGCAAGCACACCGAAACGCAGATGCGAACAGCAAAAAAGGTCTTTCGGAACGAATCGGTGCAAATATCGACGGCGCGATTCGTTGCCGATGTGTTTGATGTGGCGATGCTAGACATCGTCGATGTTGACGAATACACGCCGAAAGCAATCGCCTCTGGCTCGAAAGCTGAGCTAGGCACGGGTGAATGGATTGTCGGAAAGGCACTATCTCCGGTAGTGACAATCGCCAACGGTTTGCAGTATCGCGTCTTTGCAATGAATCATGCATTTGAGCCGAACCGCCGTGGTCGCGGGAAGCGTTACGAATTTCATGAGCGAAGCGATGAGGACAAGGAACGAACGAGGCACGCTATGTCGCGACACCTCTCAGTTTGCGAACGGCTCGCACCAAATTCACATTTCCCGACATGCTATTCGACGTTTCCAGATCAAGACCGCGACACTTGGTGGGTGATTGACCAATGGATCAATGGCCTGGACTTGGACGATCGGCTGGGCCACGGTCCTCTGGACTCAGCCAACCTGAATGACATCGGCAAGCAGCTTGCTGAAGCGATCGTAGCCGCGCACAAAGCGGACGTCATTTTGCGAGAGCTCAGCCCAAATTCGATCGTGCTCAAGGACGACGCCAATGATCTTGTCCTCACCGATTTTGAGTTGGCAAAGCTGACCGAAGACTATCCGACTGTTTCTGCGGACGAGTGGCCCGAGAGTGCGTATCGCGCCCCAGAAGTTGGCGCAGGCGAGATCGATGGTACTGTTGATGTGTATTCCTGGGGACGAATCATGACCCAATCAACGCTTGGAAGCCTACCCGAACGCGGTGCAGAATTGAGCAAGCTCAAGTTTTGGACAGGATCGAAAGATTGGGTTGAACTACTTGCCTCTTGCACGCAACTTCAGCGAACGAAACGCCCACAGCAAATGACGGCCATCCTTGAAACGGTTGTTTCGCTACGGGAGGCAATGGACAGTTGA
- a CDS encoding CRISPR-associated protein Cas4 — MNQTQYAASSPSLSVHELSQYQYCPRAGLLAHEAPFDEAGEDWPKIRLSYLPKYNLAEIERWISVVTIVLVGVIVATGVALGWVLLATLLAKPDAVGFGWWAFGSAFLASLGVLYLIVMLVRRRREALGTKPREPEFTSEEPVSIHWWELRAAGYQPRSPPKFDDEELLNLHGKPWVVLVRGDHWIPVLRMRGESETIHANHMLRIAGYRYLIEVNTHYETPYGLVLLPNSLKAKAVPASALNQEELRTVIADFRQLIDSRRAPEPPTRQSLCDKCFFGLPHRYVMNRSETYSEGQPLPPLTVKVAGKYWHSKCGDRFRWHTPPTRKFADLAEPS, encoded by the coding sequence TTGAACCAGACACAATATGCCGCATCGAGTCCGTCACTGAGCGTCCACGAGTTGTCACAGTATCAATACTGTCCCCGTGCCGGTCTGTTGGCGCATGAAGCTCCTTTTGATGAAGCTGGCGAAGACTGGCCGAAAATTCGGTTGAGCTATCTGCCTAAGTACAACCTGGCGGAGATTGAACGCTGGATTTCGGTCGTGACCATCGTGCTCGTCGGTGTTATCGTCGCGACGGGGGTCGCTCTTGGCTGGGTGTTGTTGGCGACGCTGCTCGCAAAGCCTGATGCGGTTGGCTTCGGTTGGTGGGCATTCGGCTCAGCCTTTCTGGCAAGTCTTGGTGTTCTATACCTGATCGTGATGCTTGTACGCCGTCGGCGTGAGGCGTTGGGAACCAAGCCACGCGAGCCGGAATTCACAAGCGAAGAGCCGGTGTCGATTCATTGGTGGGAACTGCGGGCCGCGGGATATCAGCCGCGAAGCCCGCCTAAGTTCGACGATGAAGAACTATTGAACCTCCACGGCAAGCCATGGGTTGTGCTAGTGCGTGGCGACCACTGGATTCCAGTTTTACGGATGCGAGGTGAATCTGAAACCATTCATGCCAATCATATGTTGAGAATTGCCGGGTATCGCTATCTGATTGAAGTCAATACACACTACGAAACGCCATATGGCTTGGTACTCTTGCCAAATAGTCTTAAGGCGAAAGCCGTTCCGGCCAGTGCTTTGAATCAAGAGGAGTTGAGAACCGTGATCGCGGACTTTAGGCAGCTCATTGATAGTCGCCGGGCACCAGAGCCTCCGACTCGGCAATCGCTCTGTGATAAGTGCTTCTTTGGATTGCCGCACCGCTACGTCATGAATCGGTCGGAAACCTATTCGGAAGGACAGCCGCTGCCGCCGTTAACCGTAAAGGTCGCCGGTAAGTATTGGCACTCGAAGTGTGGTGATCGATTTCGCTGGCACACACCACCGACGCGTAAGTTTGCAGACCTTGCTGAGCCGTCATGA
- a CDS encoding serine/threonine protein kinase translates to MRRPPETIRCRNRSYDVQDTVRLRGRHYWVTASLGNRGRRKMQVFDPASHDLRVIHVLPDSAHTQQQLRVLRRANRLPGFTQIIDVDKRNDSTWVLTDWIHGESLAQHLGHARTQRNHWPTAHMSWTLFAGFAHSLCQFHDFANCVHGDIKPANLVLQSQPKRLRAIDFGSAWDETAAKRRATGDGNTVGYAAPELQSNQQVTVRSDQFSLSIVLFEMLTGELPFQGMGGRAGWAEYKKGFERAYEAPSAKSNQRRQLPRRAWRVIDDVVREGLSLDPDGRFATSNAWRDAIDHVTQVLRQAESASRFESTIADVADRCVVFFERKERPS, encoded by the coding sequence TTGCGTCGTCCGCCCGAAACCATTCGTTGTCGAAACCGCAGCTATGACGTTCAAGACACGGTTCGCTTGCGTGGTCGCCACTACTGGGTGACCGCCTCTTTGGGCAATCGAGGGCGACGCAAGATGCAGGTTTTCGATCCTGCGTCACACGACTTACGTGTCATCCACGTTCTGCCAGATTCGGCACACACACAGCAGCAGCTTCGAGTATTGCGCCGCGCGAACCGACTCCCGGGTTTTACGCAAATCATCGACGTCGATAAACGCAACGACTCCACATGGGTTCTCACCGACTGGATTCACGGAGAATCACTGGCCCAGCATTTGGGGCACGCCCGCACTCAACGCAACCACTGGCCCACGGCTCACATGAGCTGGACGCTTTTCGCCGGCTTTGCACACAGCTTGTGTCAGTTCCATGATTTCGCGAATTGCGTCCACGGCGACATCAAGCCAGCGAACTTAGTCTTGCAATCTCAGCCCAAGCGACTGCGAGCAATTGACTTTGGAAGCGCATGGGACGAAACGGCCGCGAAACGTCGTGCAACTGGCGACGGGAACACGGTCGGATATGCCGCCCCAGAATTACAATCGAATCAGCAGGTCACCGTTCGATCGGATCAGTTTTCGTTGTCGATCGTTCTCTTCGAAATGCTGACGGGTGAACTGCCGTTTCAAGGAATGGGCGGTAGAGCGGGATGGGCCGAATACAAAAAAGGATTCGAGCGTGCTTACGAAGCACCGAGCGCGAAGTCGAATCAACGCCGACAACTTCCCAGGCGAGCGTGGCGAGTCATTGACGATGTGGTGCGAGAAGGCCTATCGCTCGATCCGGATGGTCGGTTCGCAACATCAAACGCATGGCGCGACGCCATCGACCATGTCACGCAGGTACTGCGACAAGCCGAATCCGCTTCGCGTTTTGAGTCGACGATTGCAGACGTTGCTGATAGGTGCGTCGTTTTTTTCGAACGCAAAGAACGCCCATCATGA